The Spinacia oleracea cultivar Varoflay chromosome 2, BTI_SOV_V1, whole genome shotgun sequence DNA segment GCAATATTTAAGTTCGTCCAAAATCAATAGTCACATATATACtataatataaattacaaacgcGACAATAAAtccaataaataaaaaataaataaatattcaagAACAAACCCTTCAATTTCTCCCTCCATTTATAACCAAATTTACAACAAACAACTCTATATAACTAACTCGACTCAAAAGTTATGAGTCAAGAAAATTAATCACCAACTAaggcaataatagtaataataatatcaATATACAAAAAAAAACGCAAAGGCAAGGCAAGGCCTACCTTTAATTCCTTGGTATTGTAGAAGAATCCGTATTGTATTTTCCTCATCTTGAATTATCATTATTAATATCACAAATATCGTCATTAATATCTAAtttagtttctctctcctccaaattcCCACACCCATCACCACCTCCTACCTCATCACGAGCTGCCTCGACAACCCGAACGCGGGTTTCCAACTCCCGGATCACCATAACGGTGTCATAACTCCGCTCAACCCGCAACGCCGCAACAACACTACTCGTAGTATTGACACCACcggggttcgggttcgggttcgggttcgagTTCGTATTTGAATTTGAGTTTGAGGAGGATCTCATTGGCGGAGCCGGATTCATGGTGGACCGACAAAGCGGGCAGTTAGAGTGAGTCTTAAGCCAAGTATCAATACAAGGGATATGAAAGGCGTGCTCACAATTCGGCATCAGCCGTAGATTTTCGTCCTCGTTGAATTCGGTGAGACACACCGCGCATTCCGTGCCATCGATCAGGTTATCCTCTCTCCTGTATTTGAACACCGTGATCTGCCGAATAAAGGCGTCGTCGAGTCCTGCAGCGGCAGCAGCAGGCCGGGTCGGGTCGTGGATGAGTGAGTCGACTCGGGCGAGGGGATCAGAGGTTTCCGAGTCGAGGAAGCGAGCGTTGTTGATGCTGCTTCTGCGGCGGGAGCGGCGGCGGCAGAGCTTGGAGATGACGGTGAAGTAGAAGAGTAGGAGGAAGGCGGCGGCGAGAACGGCGATGAGGGCGGCCATAAGAGGGGAGATGTGAGAGGAGGAGCCGTCATCATCACCGTCTCCTTCGCCGGGGTTGAGAAAgagaggtggtggtggagggaaGATGCATAATTGAGGACAGTTGAATGAGCAGCCTAGAGAGCAGAAATTGTAGGTTTTAGAAGAGGAGGAGGTGGAGGGCCATGGTTGTGGAGCTCCAATTGAGATGGGGGAAGCCATGGATGATTATGATTGTGATTATGATGGGTAATGATGATTAAGATTTAAGAGGAGTTTTACTTCATTGGAAATGGTGGGTGTAATTTGGAGGGAAGGTGGGTGAGAGAGgacagagagagagaaaaagggaaAGTAGAAATGGGGAAAAGGGGAGAAATTTGTGTTTTATATTCTTCTGTTGAATTATGATGTTGATGAGTGGGGACTAGGGACTACTGGAGGACTTGGGGAGTGGTATGCTTGTGTGTACAATTTTTATGGCAAAATTTTACCTCATCGGAGAAGAACACGAGACGAGTTACTCGTGAAACTTTCAGTCTTTACTTTTTAGAAATGAAAGTTTTATTCATTTGGTAATGACCTAATTAAACTCAGTATGAATAAAACTTTTGTTCGAGTTTAATTTTGTATGAAAGTTTTATTCATGTTAAAATTTTGTTCGATGACCAGACAGTCAGACTAAGgaagagattttttttttttttggtgataaGAAGGGGGAAAGCCCCTAACAAGAAGAGAATATAGGGTAATTAAGGGTAAGGAAATTAAGTTCAATCTATAATAAATATTTACCGTCCCATATGGGTTTTAAGAAAAATTGAATATGGTACAtggaaaaatagaataaagtacaaatgatgattgaattggatggaaaagtggaataaagtacatagATAAGATAATATAGTACATATGAAAgtgaaatatagtacatgggtggagttttcaatgcatttttaattaatatagtacatgaatagccaaaattagaaacgaGACTTTAATTTTGGGACATCCGATTTGgaaaacatgactataattttgggacggatgaAGTAGTAAAGTAATAACCGTTGAGGTTATTACTATCCACATGACACTCTAACAAGAAAAAGTTTCCCTCCAAAGTCTAAAGATGATGTCATTCATttataattttgaattaaattaattattaagaTGGGTTAAAATTTAATTCACACGCTTCCAAATTCCGAAATAAATTTTGCACCACCACTCTCCATCTCTCTTTCTTCCTTATTATTGGAAATTATAACTATATGATTATCCTCCAATTTTCTACCTTCCATTCTTCTTGccttttttttatcaaaatgtATACGTTGCATTAATTTATTCTCCGTTAAAGATGACACTTTTTTCATTATGTAACTTTGTTATTCGTAATTTTCGTTATATTAATCTATTCTATGTCAAAGAATGGAATATacaaacactacaagaatttgtatcttttatgacaacctaataacgacggatCAAAAATCCCGCCACAAAAGCCTTTTgtgacggggataacaaccaaacaaagacaggaacaaccgtcacaaatgtcttttatgacggattaacgacgggattttccattaacgaaagcccccttttatgacgggttcgcgtctggaa contains these protein-coding regions:
- the LOC110790085 gene encoding RING-H2 finger protein ATL51, which gives rise to MASPISIGAPQPWPSTSSSSKTYNFCSLGCSFNCPQLCIFPPPPPLFLNPGEGDGDDDGSSSHISPLMAALIAVLAAAFLLLFYFTVISKLCRRRSRRRSSINNARFLDSETSDPLARVDSLIHDPTRPAAAAAGLDDAFIRQITVFKYRREDNLIDGTECAVCLTEFNEDENLRLMPNCEHAFHIPCIDTWLKTHSNCPLCRSTMNPAPPMRSSSNSNSNTNSNPNPNPNPGGVNTTSSVVAALRVERSYDTVMVIRELETRVRVVEAARDEVGGGDGCGNLEERETKLDINDDICDINNDNSR